A section of the Oryza sativa Japonica Group chromosome 1, ASM3414082v1 genome encodes:
- the LOC136355420 gene encoding FBD-associated F-box protein At5g60610-like gives MTPGQKNPIEDPQSTQLDDFEFWEEINSVECVRSSIKKVVFHGFSWKNSEIAFINSIAEGGLVLGKICIFQSRHGTAPDDDELNAKLSMVASLNIGLGRTEIIFSGEDPTWCSRAAADLSRADPSNDQITALPNNLLSEIVSRLPIIDAIRTTTLSQGWSRIWHSVPLSLDHSQIRRAGENILDDLSNSAMVARVSSILSSHPGPFNSIHLTCSSMGSHNDALKSWFKAFADKHLKELAFLNLNYPNDIMVPTDLFCCKSLKRLYLGGVQLPANTGIIPCSHTFHELWEICLYRCILHEWDIENLLTCSPKVEKLSLVNSACGWPLRLHIRSHSLRCMLHWASSLEELAMVSTPCLERLILWRDDALHWSDCKKIKICSMPKLQVIGYLNPADHVLQIRDTVIKEWSSRSPNDMKASAATVVPSVEVLAMTIRFGVHEEERMVPCFLKCFPSSIARTQTTNEVNLEFWKDVGSIQCVRSIIKRVIFDDFSGEECELAFLSFIAQNANQLEEIYIIPSKKDLSAGSSLGNIRQFW, from the exons ATGACGCCAGGGCAAAAAAAT CCTATCGAAGATCCTCAGTCTACCCAGCTTGATGACTTTGAGTTCTGGGAGGAGATCAATTCAGTTGAATGTGTCAGATCCAGCATCAAGAAGGTAGTGTTCCATGGGTTCTCCTGGAAGAATTCTGAGATAGCGTTCATCAATTCCATCGCCGAAGGAGGATTGGTGCTCGGGAAGATCTGTATCTTCCAGAGTCGACATGGTACTGCCCCAGATGATGATGAACTGAATGCTAAGCTGAGCATGGTAGCTTCTCTGAACATCGGCCTTGGCCGTACAGAGATCATATTTTCAGGTGAAGATCCAACCTGGTGCTCTAGGGCGGCAGCTGATCTTTCTCGTGCTGATCCTAGTAATG ACCAAATCACTGCCCTCCCCAACAATCTCCTCTCTGAAATCGTCTCCCGCCTCCCCATCATTGATGCCATCCGTACCACCACACTTTCCCAAGGCTGGTCAAGGATTTGGCACTCGGTGCCGCTCAGCCTCGATCACTCCCAGATCCGACGTGCCGGGGAGAACATCCTCGATGATCTCTCCAACAGCGCCATGGTCGCTAGGGTCTCCAGCATCCTGTCCTCCCACCCTGGCCCCTTCAACAGTATCCATCTGACCTGCAGCAGTATGGGGTCTCACAATGACGCCCTCAAGAGCTGGTTCAAGGCATTTGCTGACAAGCACCTCAAGGAGCTTGCCTTCCTCAACCTGAACTACCCAAATGACATCATGGTACCTACTGATCTCTTCTGTTGCAAGTCCCTGAAGCGGCTCTACCTTGGTGGTGTCCAGCTGCCTGCAAACACTGGCATCATCCCTTGTTCCCACACATTCCATGAACTCTGGGAGATCTGTTTGTATCGATGCATCCTGCACGAGTGGGACATTGAGAACCTGCTGACCTGCAGCCCAAAGGTGGAGAAGCTCTCGCTGGTCAACAGTGCTTGTGGTTGGCCACTGCGGCTGCACATCCGCAGCCACAGCCTCCGATGCATGCTGCATTGGGCCTCCTCGTTGGAGGAGCTCGCTATGGTATCCACTCCATGCCTCGAGCGCCTCATCCTTTGGAGGGATGATGCTTTGCACTGGAGTGACTGTAAGAAGATCAAGATCTGCTCTATGCCTAAGCTCCAGGTCATCGGATATCTCAACCCTGCGGACCATGTTCTTCAGATTCGTGATACTGTGATCAAGGAATGGAGCTCTAGATCTCCT AATGACATGAAGGCTAGCGCTGCTACGGTTGTTCCTAGTGTCGAGGTCTTGGCAATGACTATCCGTTTTGGTGTTCACGAGGAAGAGCGGATGGTGCCTTGCTTCCTCAAGTGTTTCCCTAGC TCTATTGCACGTACTCAGACTACCAATGAGGTTAACTTGGAGTTCTGGAAAGATGTTGGATCCATCCAATGTGTTCGGTCAATCATCAAGAGGGTGATATTTGATGACTTTAGTGGAGAGGAGTGTGAACTTGCATTCCTCTCTTTCATTGCACAAAATGCAAATCAGCTGGAAGAGATTTACATCATCCCTTCCAAGAAGGATCTTTCTGCAGGGAGTTCTCTGGGGAAT ATCAGGCAGTTCTGGTGA